In one window of Hypanus sabinus isolate sHypSab1 unplaced genomic scaffold, sHypSab1.hap1 scaffold_47, whole genome shotgun sequence DNA:
- the LOC132389087 gene encoding zinc finger protein 239-like, with translation MAHQRVHTRGRPFTCTVCGKGFTASSNLQRHQRVHTGEKPFTCSVCGKGFTQSSHLQNHQRVHAGEKPFTCLDCGIGFTQSSQLLAHQSVHSGDLPL, from the coding sequence atggcacaccagcgtgttcacacgAGGgggcggccattcacctgcacagtctgtgggaagggattcactgcatcatccaacctacagagacatcagcgagttcacactggggagaagccattcacctgctcagtctgtgggaagggattcactcagtcatcccacctacagaatcatcagcgagttcacgctggggaaaagccattcacctgcttagactgtgggataggattcactcagtcatcacaactactggcacaccagtcagttcacagtggggactTGCCATTATAA